The window AAGAAACGCGCACCGCCGCTGTCGCTAGCCGTCGACCAGAAAGCTGCGAACGCTATCTCCTCCTGGCCCAGCGAGGCCAGCTGCGttatctcgccgtcgccgaggaacTTCAGTACTGACTGCTCTGGGCCTCCAGGGTGCAGCTTTGTTGGCCGGAGAGTTAACCTGGAACTTTCCCTGTCAATATGTGGATCATAATTTAGATCATTAATATTAATAATTATGGTAGTTTTTGTTGATCAGTCCCTCGTCATGGTGCTATTACTAATTTCTGCTGATCTCGTTTCTCGTGAAACACCCTCGAAGCTGTGATTGCTGATCGTATGGATCAAGGTATCAGAGCAAGTTCAAACTTATAAGCTAGCTACTCGACACACGATTTACAGACGAgtatattacttcctccgtttcacaatataattcattctagcatttcccatattcatattgatgttaataaatttagataaatatatatgtctagattcattaacatcaatatgaatgtgagaaatgctagaatgatttacactgtgaaacggagggagtacacaatAGCAGGCTACACGGTTCCTAAACATGAACTcgctccgtcccattttaagagCGGACttgagttttcgtgtccaactttaattgtccatcttatttaaattttttttatgattagtaattttattgttattagattgtaaaatatgaatagtactttatgcgtgacttatgtttgacaaatttttttttatgattagtaattttattgttattagattgtaaaatatgaatagtactttatgcgtgacttatgtttgACTTTGGCAAGGCCTCTGGTAGAAGTGGCTAGAATTTCAAACGCAAAACAGTAGCATTTCAGACATGTACCCTTTTTTCCCCTCATTTGAGCTTTGTGTGCTAGTTTGGCCGCGTTTAGTTCCTCCTCCAATTTTTTCTTGACGTATACGGacgcacatttgaagtattaaacatagactaacaacaaaacaaattacagattctgcctgtaaactacgagacgaatttatcaagcctaattaatccatcattagcaaatgtttactgtagcaccatattttCAAATCATTGCGTAATTAGGcacaaaagattcgtctcgcaatttacatgcaagttgtgtaattgtttttttttcatccacatttaatgctccatgcatgtgtccagaCATTTGTTGTGAcagaatttttagaagtttgaagggaactaaacacaacctttgTCCAttatctttttcaaaaaaaaaaaattccctttTTTCAATTCACCTCCTTAACCCTAGTTAGACACATCAAGGAATGCAAACTTTGGGCCCTcatgaattcaaatttttcacaaGATCTTTGCAACATACCACAAATACAGTTTAATTCATACATGAACTATGAAAGGTCTGCACATTTTAACTAGATATAGTGGAAATGAAATGAGGGCGGCCTATAAGAAAAATCACCCATTACCAGTTTGCCACCGACTTTGACAGCTCCTGCATCTGCAGGAATGTGCTGAACAAAGAAGATTCCTCCTGTCCTGAAATTGTTATTCCTTGTCTAAAGGCATTCAGCATATATAAAAGAATCAGGTGATAATTTTGAGGTTCGCAAGTGTATATATAAATGGAATTTCAGAGTAGCATACTAGCATCAGTAGTGATAGCTCACATGTTGCACAGTATATTATGTGTCAGGAGATCAAACAGTAGTAGCTTAAATTCAGGCTTGTATTTATAAGCAATATGTACTCATGGGTATACTGTAGTAGAGCTACCAtgtgcttttctttcttctccctcGCTCTGCTGGAAGGAACACAAACAGAATGATTAAAACATAGTCAGCTcatgtgcgtgcgtgtgttgtCTGTTTCGAGTTGTTGTTTCTCAAAAGCCTAAGAGAAGCAAACATGTCACGTAGACCACTGATTTGCTGGTTAAAAGATTGACAAATACAACACTATTCTGGTCGCCAAAAGTAAAGAAAACATCTAAAAAGGTGGTTAGGAATATATACTCGTCAGTTTCTGTGCTTACCTTTGATACTGCGAATGGCATCATCTTTTGTCAAAATCAAACCATTTACCACTTACCCAAAAGTTTCAGACTGACAGCATCTCATCTCAAGTACACATTATTACCATGATGAGCACCACAGTAGATTGCAGGGAAAAAGTACGGTGGACGAAACAAAAGCCATCTCAGTAGCTGCTTCTTCAGCAACATGCATGCTTTTGTCTGAACTGGCCATAATAGATAAAGTTCAGAAAACAGTAGAACACCATAATAGCCAGCGACCTCATGGTTTTGACATCGCAACATGCAAAAATAACGACAAGAAGTACCCTCCAAGAGCTGCATGAACGAACTCTGCAGGGCTGCAACTTATACACTGACCTACCCAAAACCAGCCAAACAGCAGTTGGTGGGGACTACAGATGATATGATGCGTAGAACAGCACGCAACCATGGAAGGGTTTGATGTTTGTTAAACCATCTCGACCATAGAAGATTCAAGCTGCCGCAGAGTTGTAAACTTGAAATGAGCAGACTGATCAAATTGTATCATCTGTATTATGCCCATCACGGTGCCATCTGATTGATATCAACCAAGGAGGCATCACTTCTTCTTTGCCGCTTTTGCATCAGGCACCAAAGCCTTGACACAGAGACGAGGCTTAGTCGAGATGAGTTCAGACGGGAGAACGGACACCCCAGCCACTGAAGATCCCAGGGATACCCCAGAAATAGGGAGCATCTCCACTAGTACTGCCACCTGGACATTAGAATATATCATTTATTGTGCAAAACAGTATGCAAGATTTATGCACAACAGTGCAAAGCAATTTCCAAAAGGCCATAGATCTAAAACTTAAGTTTTTCTCTGTATTTAAAGTAAAAGAACAGAGAATATAATTGCGTATTCAAACATGATAGTGCAGAAGTTATCTAAAAGTGTAAGTTGTCCTCTACGCTTCAAAGTAAAAGAGCAGATAAGTATACATAGAATTCAACTTTACATAGTTATTATGACTCTGGATAAATGGTTCCAACTTTTTATCTCACTAGTAAATTAGTTTGTTTCATTTTACTCTCATCACTCCTCGTTTATATTATTGAAAAGTGAATTATAACATTTGGAACCCATGGTAGAAGCCAAAAAACACGTAAAGTTGTGAACTATCAGAAAACCTAGTTGGCCGTTGGgtttcaaagttcaaacaaaaAGACGTGGTGAAAGTAGAGGTATACTTAGCGGACCAAAAAGATTATTATTGAACAATCTTGATGATGAcaactttgatgaaaaatattgaCTTACTGACATCTGCTGCATCCAAAAGTAAACGTGCTGAAATTGCAGGATGTCAGATAATCACGTGTCAATACTGTCCAAAGACTCAAAAACTTATCTCAGTTGTCATCATGATCGAGTGGAAAATAACACGCTAACTTCACTAGTCAGCATTGATAACTTTGTTGTTTTTCCAATTTGGTGTCTTTAGATTATGGTTCTTTAAATCCTCCATGTTAGCTGGCAAGTAACTCTGCTAAAGTATTGAGAGGTTCATTCAAGGAACCGATTTTACCTCAGGAGATCTGAGATCCACAATTGAGTTCTCAGCAACTGATTTGACGGCACCAGCAACGACCTTGAAGCATTGGTCCCTGTCCATTAAAGTTTGTTGTTTTGAACCTTCATTGCCATTCTTCTGCCCTTTCATCTCTGTTTCATCAATGCCTCTTCTATTATACCCAACTGCGAACTTTACCATAGGTTAACATTATATGAAATATTAACAGTTGATATGTTTCCACGAGATAATGCTGCCAATGCTAAAGCCCATGCCATTTTCAAGATAGATACAATTATAAACCGTTCAAAGCATGAAGCTATTTCAATGGGTAATGATTAGGATAACAGAAATGCGTAATTTTGTTACTTGTGCATAGCATTACAGTACCATTTTAGAGAACTAAACCAAATACAAGAAATATTTTTAACTCAACACATGCAATGGCAAGAGAACTGGATATGAGATCTGCAATGGCAAATATATATCACAAAAGAACTGGACAAGAGAAATCCAGCTATAGAACTGGATTGATTGGATTCCATCAACGGTTTAATCCAATCAGTAAATGTAAGCAGTGCAATATGCTGTGTACCTTGATAGGCTCATCTTGGTCTTCCTTACTCTTTACAAAGTCAAGAAATAACTTTGACACAGTAGTATGTAGTTCTGCTTCTGACAGAACACATGTTTCCTGAATAGGAAATATGCGATGACACCATCTGCCCATTGAAGGTTGAATAGTTTCAAATCAGAAATTTTCCAGTGCAACTAGAGTCAATCATGGCATACGGAATTGGTTGGCAGAAAGACGCACTGCTGCCATATTTCTTGAACAAATGAATGGTAATAGGTTGCATAAATCAAATCGCTATGATGCAAATCTAGAATAGAAAAGGACAAAATGATAATAATATTATCTTCTTCTGCTTTCTTAGTGATCTGGTCTACACTGCACATCATTCACACATTCAGCATATTAGCAGAAAGAAGCAAGCAAGCGTAACATATTGCGCAGTCACTAAACGGTACCGAAATTAACAAGTTTTGAAGTTGAAAACTGAATCAAGGTTGACAAACTTAACTATACTCTTTTAAAAGggagtagtggtggtggtgagtggTGAATCTGCTAGTAAAAGAAATTATGCTAGACAAAGCGTGCTCTAGAAATAGTATGTTGTAATATGTGGGATCGCTTATTACTTTTCGGCACTTCCATATGACAGCTGAAGCCTGTAGTTAATAAATCAACTTTGTTAACAGCATTTTGAGAGAATGAGTGTCTAATGAAGTTAAGAACTTACTGTGGAGATTTAAGCTTGCCAGAATGCAGTGAATGAAACATTTGTGTAAGCATTTGAACAACACGAAGGCCTCCGCTAGGAAACGAAAAGAAAAGCAAGCCACTTCTTGACAGTTTAACCAGTGAGAGATTTGAAGTGTCGTCAACATTTTTACTTGTTTTGGAGTGAGGTGAAACTGAGTCTTTTTCTACACTGCCTGTTACAGAACCAGAAAAGACACAGCGTTAGAAAAAAGACAGGTAACCAAACCATCCAAAATCACACCCTTTAGATTGAATGAATGAATGTGGCTAATAAGTTATGAAATACAATTGATGCTAACCAGTTGTTTCTGAAGCATCACCCTTCTCATATGTTACTGCATCTCCTGAATTTTCAATATCTGGTGTCTCGGAacatattttccttttctttgctGAAACTTCCGTATCACTTGGTTCTGACTTTTCAGAACTATAGCTGTTTGCATGACCAATGGACTGGCGAAAAACAGTAGCACACCCAGTATATTTCAGAATAGAGTGTAAGGAAGATGAAGTGGAAAATGGTTGCCCAAAGTATGAATAAACTACCACAATCAAAGGTAAATACTACAACTTAAAGTTGCTCTATACTTGCAAGATATTCAGATGGTAGCAAATGTGCTGTAACATTAAGTTTTATGTGCTAGAATTATCCATTGCAGAAGAACAACCAAAGAATAAGGAGCAAGACCTACATTTTCAAGAATGGAAATGGCTTCCTTTGTTGCGCTTTTCTCACGTTCTGTAAGAAGATGATGATCACATCAAATTTTTGCAGTAGTGAATAGAAATTAAGTGTATATGTAGAATTTAGCTATATTTAAGATTTGTTTTAATAAATATCTTTGTAAGATCTGTCACAGGGTAGCAGCTGGATTCTAAAATAACCCAATAGTAGGAATAAGATCAAAACAGGGATAAAATGTAGGATAACCCAGATCACTCAAGACCAGCAGAACTTTCCAGAATAACCGCAACCTAAGTGGTTTGGCTGATGCTTCAGCACATTACATACCTAAGAACACTCCTGGCTACACAAGCGGTTACAGATTTTATTCAATCCTTGACTCAGTGAGCATGTTACAATTTCCAGAATGCACATACAGCAGACCAAACAtcattacttatttttttaagacaatACACCTTTGGTCTCTCAACTCTTTCCATGGTTTAAGTTTTCACCCCCAACTCCAAATCGTTTGAAATATGTCGATAAACTTTTGAAAGCATGCAGATAtcccttgcaaaaaaaaaagcatcagtTTTGCCATATGTCTAGTTAGTGTGTATTTGGCC of the Oryza sativa Japonica Group chromosome 2, ASM3414082v1 genome contains:
- the LOC4330282 gene encoding uncharacterized protein — its product is MAAAAEEPEPKPEIETPPPAREPPTEPPAAAPAPAAAASDRPLQPWEQHAAVINLPRYDYRASGSLLLRSHSGFLITCPIKREKSATKEAISILENSIGHANSYSSEKSEPSDTEVSAKKRKICSETPDIENSGDAVTYEKGDASETTGSVEKDSVSPHSKTSKNVDDTSNLSLVKLSRSGLLFFSFPSGGLRVVQMLTQMFHSLHSGKLKSPQWCHRIFPIQETCVLSEAELHTTVSKLFLDFVKSKEDQDEPIKFAVGYNRRGIDETEMKGQKNGNEGSKQQTLMDRDQCFKVVAGAVKSVAENSIVDLRSPEVAVLVEMLPISGVSLGSSVAGVSVLPSELISTKPRLCVKALVPDAKAAKKK